In Xiphias gladius isolate SHS-SW01 ecotype Sanya breed wild chromosome 6, ASM1685928v1, whole genome shotgun sequence, a single genomic region encodes these proteins:
- the gorab gene encoding RAB6-interacting golgin: protein MSGWAGFSDEELRRMQQKDLAGPAAAARGRKPGPANRSRQQLQRERALQLTAQKNAGAVCPGLVPEQQLTKPPSQKEPQPAAPKGPPAIKVEVQSKLNENHQPAAEEQTPAVKELEKQEVELREKTRLEHLQQEQKVIEERNKRKKALLAKTIAEKSKQTQAEAVKLKRIQKELQALDDMVSNDIGILRGRIEQASWDYTAARKRYEKAEAEYVMAKLDLHKKTEVKEQLTEHLCAIIQQNELRKALKLEELMQQLQLQTSEEELEKQEEEEEEKRRRCAEMQRDGKEGNGSVQNQEGAVQSTKDCEPTEEGSVQEERGGDVQREHKPMIEPPKTEQDSETLENGVQSDTVAS from the exons ATGAGCGGATGGGCCGGCTTTTCTGATGAGGAACTCCGGAGGATGCAGCAGAAAG ACTTGGCGGGGCCCGCAGCGGCAGCCCGCGGTCGGAAGCCGGGTCCAGCCAACCGTAGTCGGCAGCAGTTACAGCGGGAGAGGGCCCTTCAGCTCACCGCTCAGAAAAATGCAGGAGCCGTGTGCCCTGGCCTTGTACCGGAGCAGCAACTCACCAAGCCGCCGTCCCAGAAAGAGCCTCAGCCCGCAGCTCCGAAGGGACCTCCGGCCATCAAAGTGGAAGTGCAGTCGAAGCTGAATGAAAACCACCAGCCGGCTGCAGAGGAGCAGACCCCGGCTGTCAAAGAGCTGGAGAAACAAGAGGTGGAACT ACGGGAAAAGACACGTCTGGAGCATTTGCAGCAAGAGCAAAAAGTAATCGAAGAGAGGAATAAGCGCAAGAAAGCTCTGCTGGCAAAAACTATTGCTGAGAA GTCCAAACAGACTCAGGCAGAGGCTGTGAAGCTGAAGAGAATCCAGAAGGAGCTCCAGGCCCTCGATGACATGGTCTCCAATGATATAGGCATCCTGAGAGGAAGGATAGAACAAGCCAGCTGGGACTACACCGCTGCCAG AAAGCGCTACGAGAAGGCCGAGGCCGAGTATGTGATGGCCAAGCTGGACCTGCACAAGAAGACGGAGGTGAAGGAGCAGCTGACGGAGCACCTCTGTGCCATCATCCAGCAGAACGAGCTGCGTAAAGCCCTCAAGCTGGAGGAGCtgatgcagcagctgcagcttcagACCAgcgaggaggagctggagaagcaggaggaggaggaggaggagaagaggagacgCTGtgcagagatgcagagagacgGGAAAGAGGGAAATGGTTCAGTGCAGAATCAGGAGGGAGCAGTGCAATCAACCAAGGACTGTGAACCCACAGAGGAAGGGAGTgtgcaggaggagaggggaggtgaCGTCCAGCGAGAACACAAACCGATGATTGAACCACCAAAGACTGAACAAGACAGTGAAACACTAGAAAATGGTGTCCAGAGTGACACTGTGGCCTCCTGA